One Pseudomonas lalucatii genomic window carries:
- the hisF gene encoding imidazole glycerol phosphate synthase subunit HisF: MALAKRIIPCLDVDNGRVVKGVQFENIRDAGDPVEIARRYDEQGADEITFLDITASVDGRDTTLHTVERMASQVFIPLTVGGGVRTVQDIRNLLNAGADKVSINTAAVFTPEFVGEAASRFGSQCIVVAIDAKRVSAPGETPRWEIFTHGGRKPTGLDAVLWAKKMEDLGAGEILLTSMDQDGVKSGYDLGVTRAISESVGIPVIASGGVGNLEHLAAGILEGKADAVLAASIFHFGEYTVPEAKAYLASRGIVVR, from the coding sequence ATGGCACTGGCTAAACGCATCATCCCCTGCCTCGACGTGGACAATGGCCGCGTGGTCAAGGGCGTCCAGTTCGAGAACATCCGCGACGCCGGCGACCCGGTGGAGATCGCCCGCCGCTACGACGAGCAGGGGGCCGACGAGATCACCTTCCTCGACATCACCGCCAGCGTCGACGGCCGCGACACCACCCTGCACACGGTCGAGCGCATGGCCAGCCAGGTGTTCATTCCGCTGACCGTGGGCGGCGGGGTGAGGACGGTGCAGGACATCCGCAACCTGCTCAACGCCGGTGCCGACAAGGTCTCGATCAATACCGCCGCGGTGTTCACCCCCGAGTTCGTCGGCGAGGCGGCCTCGCGCTTCGGCTCGCAGTGCATCGTGGTGGCCATCGATGCCAAGCGCGTGTCGGCGCCGGGCGAGACGCCGCGCTGGGAAATCTTCACCCACGGCGGGCGCAAGCCCACCGGCCTGGATGCGGTGCTCTGGGCGAAGAAGATGGAAGACCTCGGCGCCGGCGAGATCCTCCTCACCAGCATGGACCAGGACGGCGTCAAGAGCGGCTACGATCTGGGCGTCACCCGCGCCATCAGCGAGTCCGTCGGCATCCCGGTGATCGCCTCCGGCGGCGTCGGCAATCTCGAGCACTTGGCCGCCGGCATCCTCGAGGGCAAGGCCGATGCGGTGCTGGCCGCGAGCATCTTCCACTTCGGCGAATACACCGTGCCCGAGGCCAAGGCCTACCTGGCCAGCCGCGGTATCGTGGTGCGCTGA